A stretch of the Lactuca sativa cultivar Salinas chromosome 9, Lsat_Salinas_v11, whole genome shotgun sequence genome encodes the following:
- the LOC111913635 gene encoding LOW QUALITY PROTEIN: probable ubiquitin-like-specific protease 2B (The sequence of the model RefSeq protein was modified relative to this genomic sequence to represent the inferred CDS: deleted 1 base in 1 codon; substituted 2 bases at 2 genomic stop codons): protein MNGCQTHVDDTENLKTHRSILVGNIHVFFNPSRGDIKLGQVRLFLAKAHRLLETWGNIPIILGGDFNSMPQMQSFIYYESMMNINLNIQHHERKKICGQNCPLHYPTFQCHSNYYSSRWNKEEIRLATGTKHSTYLKHKLKLKSAYHGVPCNYATRLTRDEYGEPLATSFHSRFMGTFVNDTIIDFYVKYLKNKIRPEERQRFHFFNVFFFRKLADPEKEPLDALEGKTAFQHVRKWTXKVNLFEKDFVFIPVIYNYHWSLIVMCHLGEVAKYKDEEDVTELIKVPCVLHMDPIRGSHTGLKGLMQSYLKEEWKGRQXEASKDISSRFDNLRFISLELPQQPNSFDCGLFLLHYVELFLEQAPINFNPFKITKSVHFLNTDWFPPADASLKRVVIQRLVYDLLQQPYDEAEAFYKVFSQVSAKRFLLAKFHINFDPCVNFNNPFVKLINMTVLPLSDSWILYFIGCLQL, encoded by the exons ATGAATGGGTGTCAAACACATGTTGATGACACTGAAAATCTAAA GACACATCGAAGCATATTGGTTGGAAATATACATGTGTTTTTTAACCCAAGTCGTGGGGATATTAAGCTCGGTCAG GTACGATTATTTCTTGCAAAGGCTCATAGACTTTTGGAGACATGGGGCAATATACCAATTATACTTGGTGGAGATTTTAATAGTATGCCTCAG atgcAGAGTTTTATTTACTATGAATCTATGATGAATAtcaat TTAAACATCCAACACCATGAACGCAAAAAAATATGTGGGCAGAATTGTCCATTACATTACCCAACATTTCAGTGTCATAGTAATTATTATTCTTCTAG GTGGAATAAAGAAGAAATAAGGTTAGCAACAGGAACAAAACACTCAACTTACCTTAAACACAAACTAAAACTCAAAAGTGCATATCATGGAGTTCCT TGTAATTAT gcgACACGTTTGACAAGAGATGAATATGGAGAACCCTTAGCAACATCTTTTCACTCCAGATTTATGGGGACA ttTGTCAATGACACTATCATTGACTTTTATGTCAA ATACTTGAAGAACAAAATCAGGCCTGAAGAGAGACAGAGGTTTCATTTTTTCAAT GTTTTTTTCTTCCGGAAGCTAGCTGACCCAGAAAAAGAACCTCTAGATGCCCTTGAAGGGAAAACAGCTTTTCAACACGTAAGAAAGTGGACATGAAAAGTTAATCTTTTTGAGAAAGACTTTGTCTTTATTCCTGTAATTTACAA CTATCATTGGAGTCTTATTGTGATGTGTCATCTTGGGGAAGTTGCGAAATACAAGG ATGAAGAAGATGTAACTGAGTTGATTAAAGTGCCATGTGTTCTGCATATGGATCCTATCAGAGGTAGTCATACTGGTTTGAAAGGTCTTATGCAAag CTATCTGAAAGAAGAGTGGAAAGGGAGGCAGTAGGAGGCATCTAAAGATATATCATCAAGATTCGATAATCTACGCTTTATTTCACTTGAG TTACCACAGCAGCCGAATTCATTCGACTGTGGTTTATTCTTGCTCCATTATGTAGAACTTTTCTTGGAGCAAGCCCCGATTAATTTTAATCCATTTAAAATCACAAAAAGTGTCCACTTT CTAAATACGGATTGGTTTCCACCTGCTGATGCATCCTTGAAAAGGGTGGTTATTCAGAGACTGGTGTATGATCTCCTACAACAACCTTATGATGAAGCTGAAGCCTTTTACAAAGTATTTTCCCAAGTAAGTGCAAAAAGATTTCTTTTGGCAAAGTTTCATATcaattttgatccttgtgttaacTTTAACAACCCTTTTgttaaattaataaatatgacTGTTTTGCCCTTATCCGATTCTTGGATTTTATATTTCATTGGATGCTTGCAGCTTTGA